From the Halobellus litoreus genome, the window CCTTGTCCGCGCCGGCTTCGAGGTGCGCGGAGGCGTCCGCCTTCGTGCGGAAGATGCCGGTACACTCCAGGGCGACGTCGACGTCGAGGTCGTCCCACGGGAGGTTCGTGGGATCCTGGACGTTGTACAGCGGAACCGTCGTGTCGCCGGCGACGAGGCTGTCGCCCTCGCGTGCGACGTCGTCTGCGCGGCCCATCACGGTGTCGTACTTCGCGAGGTACGCCATATCGTCGAAGTCCATCACATCGTTGATGCCGACGAGTTCGACGTTCGGGTGGTCCCGTACCGCCCGGAAGACGTTGCGGCCGATTCGACCGAAACCGTTCAGGCCGACGCGGACGGTCTCCGAGTCGGCGGCGGCTTGCCCGGTGCTCACATTCGATCGTTCACTCATATCTGAGTACACTTCACCCTCCTACTTGAATCCCTGTGTCATTGAATTCGAGCGGGAAAGAGAGAAATTCGACGGGTACGGCACCTCAGTCATCAGTATTGTCTCCCCGAGTCCGGTTTTCCTCTCGGGGAGCGTAGACGGCCCCAATCACGAGAGCGCAGAATCAATCAGGGCAGAGCAGATATCGGATACGACTCGGACAGAATCAGTCACGCCTGGTCGGTGTCAGACCGCGCTTCGTCGGAAACAGCCGCGCGAATCGAAAGGCCGCGAAGGAAGAGCGGGCCGTCGAACGACCGGCGCCGATCGAGAATGCTACTAGATCCCGCCGGGGGGAGAAGGCTTTTCATCGGAACCGACCTAAGGGCTGACGATGAGAGACGACCGCGACGACCCGTTCGACGACTTCTTCGACGGAATCGAACGGATGATGGACGAAATGACCGGCAGCGACGCCACCGGATTCGCCTCCGAGACGCACGTCGACGTCTACGACGAGGGCGAAGAACTCCGGCTCGTCGCCGACCTCCCGGGCGTCACGAAGGACGCCATCGAACTCAAGTGCGACGGCGAGGTCCTCACGATTTCCGCCGCCGGCGACCGTCGCGAGTACGACGAGCGCATCCGACTCCCGGCCCGCGTCGACGAGCACAGCGCGAGCGCGTCGTTCAACAACGGGATCCTCCAGGTGACGCTCGAAAAGGTCGACGACTCGGCGTCGATCGACCTCGACTAACCCCGTCGCGCTCAACGGGCCCGCTGGCAGCCGCTCACGGCGGCGTGAACGGTCTCGGCGCAGACTGGTGGGTTCTGGTTCGATCGACGAGTGACGCGCGTCTGCTACCGAGTACTCTCGGCTCGGCCATCCTCCGACGGAGAAGAGACCGATTTCGAGCCCGTCGCCCCCGGAACGCGACTGTGAGCCGGGATCCTCGTCACTGCGGATCGGAGCATCGGCTGCGAGAGCGTTCCGGTCGAAAAAGCGGTGATCGGTGTCGCGACCGAAGTCGCGAGCGGCGTGGTCGACGGCTTACGAGACCAGCAGCTTCTCGCCCTTCTCGACGTCGATGCGGCACGGCGGCGACATCTTGTTGTACGCGCGGCGGAGCGCGTCCTTCGCGATGTCGGCGTCCTCGGGCTGGCAGTAGACGGTGAAGACCCGCTCGCCGTTCTGGACGCGCGCGGCGGTGCCGACGGGTTTGCCGAACGCCTGGCGCATCCCGTCGGAGACGCGGTCCGCGCCCGCGCCGGTCGCCTGCTTGTTCTCGCGGAGGATCTGGTGGGGGAACTTCCGGAGGACCATCTTGTAGTTCTCTTGGCCGACCTGCTTGAGCATCACGCGGTTCGCCGACAGGCGCGCGGATTCGAGCGAGCCGTGACGGACCTGACACTCCTCCTCGAGGCGGAGGCTGATCTGGACCGGGTAGTCCTGCGGCCCGGTCTGGAGGTTGCCCATATTGTGCTGTGCGATCTTCGAGCCGGGGATCCCTGTGACGTAGTCGCGTCGCGTGTACGACGGCTTCGACAGTTCCCGGTACATTGAGGCGGGTTTGTCGGACATAGTTACTTGTGCGGAACAACGCCTATTCGACCTAAAAGCGCTTCGAACTGTTCGCCGCGGAAACGCGGTGCGTTCACCGGCCGGGAACCGAGGTGTTCCCACCGGCCGGCGCGGGCGGTCGAAGGGACACTAGCGTTTGCAAGTCTTCACTCGCTCGCGCGACTGCGCGCGGTCGGCTGAGTAATCAGTTGCAAACGCTACGATATATTTGTCTCCGCGACGTCTACAGACCCGTGATACTGGTCCTCGAAAACGAGGTCGATCCCGACACCCGGTACTTCGTCCCCGAGATCAGTCGGCACCTCGAAGCCGCGGGCGCCGACGTCGAGGTGTACCCGTACGCCGACGCAGGTGGTCGTCCCGACGCTCTCGCCGACGCCGAGGGCATCGTTCTCTCCGGGAGCACCGCGGGCGTCTACGAGACTGCGGCCTATCCGTGGATGGACGAGTTGCGCTCGCTGGTCCGGGAGCTCGTCGCCGCCGAAGTCCCGACGCTCGGCGTCTGTTTCGGCCACCAGCTCGTCAACGACGCGCTGGGCGGCCGCGTCGAGCACCGCGGCCTGCGGAAGGGAATCGAGACGATCCGATTCGCCGACGATCCGCTCTTCGACTCGGTCGGGGCCCGCGTCCCGATGGTTCACGGCGACTTCGTGACGGAACTCGGCGACGGGATGGAGCGTATCGCCGCCGCGGACTACTACGAGAACCTGGGCAGCCGACACCGCGACGCGCCGCTGTGGACCGTCCAGTACCACCCGGAGTTCACCGCTGCGCTCCTGCCGCAGATCGAGACCGACTTCGGCTGGCCCGCGAACAGTTCTGATCGCGATTTCGACGGCGTCTCCGTCGAGCGCACGCTCGCCAACTTCGTTCGGCTGTCGACGGAGTGAACGGACGACGCCCCGGGCGTCACCCCGCTCGATTCACTCGGGAGCGGCCGACTCGGGCGGTTCGGCCGGGACGAACTCCAGATCGAGTTCGTCGAGCAACGCCGCCGCCCGATCGGTGACCGAGGGCGCGACGAGCAGTCCGCGAACGCCCTCGTCGGGGAACTCTTCCTCGACGGCCTCGACGTAGCGCCGGAGTTGACTCGCCGCCGAGGGACCGACGCGCCGACGCTTCAGTTCCACGACGACCGGCCGTCCCGCGTCGTCCTCGCCGAACACGTCGACCGGCCCGGCGGTCGTTTCGCGCTCGGTCGCCGTCGGGACGAACCCCGGTTCGACGAGTTCGGGATCGTCAAGGATCCGTCCCCGGAGGTCCTCCTCGCTCCCGGTCAACCGCAGGTCGCTCCGGTCGGTCACCTCGTAGGCGGTCGCCTGTTCGATGCGCTCGAAGCCGACGTCGAGGCGCTCGTTCGGCGAGGAGCGCTCGCTGCGGATCCGGAGCCGGCCGTCCCGGACACTGGCGCGGTGGACGCACCCCGGCGGCTGCCAGTTCACCGGTTTGCGGTTCTCGTCGGTGTGGACGAGGACCGTCCCGTCGGGCTTGCAGACGACGAGCCTGTCGCCCGGGCCGAGACTCGACGACGCCCGCCCGTCGTACTCGACGCGACACCGCCCGAAGACGGTCACCATTCGGCCGTCGCCGAACGCGGATTCGAGCAGGCCCAGCGCGTCCCGGTGGGTCGGGCGGTGGAGCGTCGTCACGGACATCGGTTCGTCGGTCGGTTGGCGCTCGGCGGGTAAAAGTCGCGCGTCGCCGACAGCCGACCAAGCGGGCCCAGCGCCCGGACGAGTCGCGGTCACCGACGCGCTCGCTGCAGGAGCGTGCGAGCGCCGACGGCCACACCGGCACCAGCGGCGTTCAGAAGGGCATCTGCGGAGCTGGCGGTTCGCGCCGCCAGCGGAGCCTGAACGAGTTCGACACCGAGGCCGACCGCAGCGGCGACTGCGACGGCGGCGAGGGCGGTCCGGAGACCGGCGGCTGTCCCGGATCGAGCGGTGGTTTCGACGTCGCCGTTCCGTTCCGATCCGGGTCCGCGTGCGATACCGACGGCGACGAGCCACCCGAGAACTCCGTAGGCGACGACGTGAGAGAGCGCGAAGACGTCGACGTCGAACGAGCCGGTTGGGCCTGCGTCCGTCGGTGTCGTCGTCGGGGCGTCGACCGGACCGAACAAACTCGGATCGACGACCGACGCGAGGACGACGAGGCCGATCCAGCCGACTGCGACCCGGCGCGCCCGACGCCCCGACCACCGCACCCCGGGCGCGTCACCGCGCGTCCGACCCGTCACCGAAGTTCGCTCACCATCCCGTCGAGCATCGCCGCGCCGGACTTGAGCAGCGACGGTTTCGTGAGCGTGTCGACCTCCTCGCGCGTGAGTTTGAAATCGAACAGCGCGAGGTTCTCCCGCAGGTGGTCCTCGGTGGTCGACTTCGGAATGACGACGACGCCGCGGTGCTGGGTCGCCCAGCGGAGTACGATCTGGGCGGGCGTCCTGTCGTACGTCTCGGCGAGTCGCTGGACGTCGTCGTCGCCGAGCGCCTTGCCGCGGGCCAGCGGGCTGTAGGCGGTGAGGAACATCCCCTCCGATTGGCAGTAGCCGAGCATCCCCCGCTGGGGCTTGTAGGGGTGGAACTGCACCTGGTTCGTCACGAGCGGCGTCTCGGCGGCCGCCCGTGCGCGGTCCAGGAACACCTGCGGGAAGTTGCTGACGCCGACGTTGTACACCAGCCCCATCTCGACCAGGCGGTCCATCGCCGCCATCGTCTCCGAGACCGACACGAGCGGGTTCGGCCAGTGGAGCAGCAGGAGGTCCACGTAGGACGTGTCGAGGCGATCGAGGCTCTCCTTCGTGGATTCGATCACGTCGTCGTACCCCGCGTTACCCGGCGTGACTTTCGTCGTCAGAAACACCTCGTCGCGGTCGACATCGGCGTCGGCGATGGCGCGGCCGACTTCCGCCTCGTTCTCGTACAACTGCGCGGTGTCGACGTGTCTGTACCCGAGTTCGAGCGCCGTCGAAACCGTCTCGTAACACGTTTCGCCCGTGAGCTGCCACGTCCCGAGTCCCACTTTCGGGACGCGCGCCCCGTACGCCTCGGCGTACTCCATCTCGACGTCGACCTCGTCCATACCCCAGTTGTGTGCTCCGTCGATGAGAACGTGTCGGCGGATGCAACTATAGTGGCATCGGCGAGCGCTCGCTCATCGACTCGCAGTTCGCTACCGCGCCGGCCCGCGACGGCGTCGCGACTCGGCGCGCGTCGAAATAAGAATAGTTCAGAGAACTGCCGCAACCGAACCGGACCCGTCTGCCCGCTCGCCCGCCAGCCTCCGACCGCTACCGTGAGTCGCGTTGACTTCCTGCTTACAGGCGCTCGAGGTTCGTCGCACGCGGACCCTTGTCCGCCTGCTCGATGTCGAACTCGACTTCCTGCCCCTCTTCGAGGTCCGGACCGCCGACGTCTTCCATGTGGAAGAAGACGTCCTCGTCCGCGTCGTCAGTGGAAATGAAGCCGTAGCCGCCCGTGTCGTTGAAGAAGTCAACCTTACCGTTTGCCATTGCGACCGTACCGAGAGCCCGGGGAGGGATAACTGTTGTGCGGTGCGTGATACCACGGACTGTGGTCGGTGGCGGGCGAGGACCGCGCGGTCACCGGCCGAACAGCCGCTCCCAGAGCGACCGCTCGGACGGACGCTCCGCCAGCAGCACCGAACAGTCGACGTCGTTGACGACTTCGTAGTGTAGCGAGTCTGTCAGCAGTCGAGACAGCAGTCCGCGCTCGGTCGCACCGAGGATCAGCAGACTGTGCTTCCCAGCCTCTCGCTCGATGACCGTCTCGACGTCGCCTGCCTCGACGAGCAGCTCGGCGTCGGTGAGTTCGTGCTCCAGCGCCCACGTTTCGAGGAACCGCTGGCCCGCCTCGACGTCCGCGTCGGACTCGACGACGTGGAGCAGCGACACCGCCGATCCGACGGCCGACTGGAGCATCCCGACGACCTCGGCGCTCAGATCCGAGTCCGGACCGCCGTAGGTGGGAAGCAGGACGTCCGAGGGATCGAAGCCGCGGTCTTTGACGATCAGGAAGTCACACGGCAACTGGTTCGTCAGCTCTTCGAGCGGCCGCTCCGCCCGCGCGTCGCTCCACAGTCGGTTCTCGTCCCAGCCCAGCAGGACGAGGTCGGACTCCGTCCGGCGGGCGGCGTCGAACATCTCCTCGAACGAGCGGTTGGTGACGACCATCGACGTCTCGAAGTGCACGTCGTATCCCGACGCCGTCTCGCGGATCGGCTCCATCAGTCGCGCCGACTCGCCCGCGATCCGCTGTCGCTGCCGATGGCTCGGGTCCGCCGGCCGACGTCCCGGCGTCTGGATCACGTGGACCGCGTGGACGGTCGCCGCCTCCTTCGCGCTCGCGAGCGTGCAGGCCAGGTCGACGAGGCCCGACTCGGTCCGCGGGTTCGCGATCGGGACCATAATCCGGTAGTCGCCGTCCCGCGAGAGCGACCGCTCGGAGGGGTCCAGCATCGGCACGTACGAGCGCCCGGCGAGGCGGCCGAACAGCCACTCGCGGGGCGTCAGACGGCGCTCGATCCCCTCGAACCGGGCGGATTCGAGGCGGTCCTCGCTCGTCTGGAAGTAGTTGACGAGCGTGACAAGCGCCACGCCGCCGATCGTGTTGCCGAGGAGAACGGGGAGCACGAAGTCGGTCAGGCCGGCGAGAAACGCCAGTTCCCCGTGCAGTACGAGGTACCACGCCTCGGAGAACGCGACGACCGAGTGGAACAGGCCGCCGACCGGGATCGAGAGGAACGCCAGGTAAGTCACCACGATGCGGGAGATCGTATCGCGGGAACTGAACCCGACCCAGACCACGCCGGCGACGATGAGCCCCGCGAAGACCGCCTTCGAGAACAGCGCCCACCAGCCGACCTCGAACGCGCCTTGGCGGGCGAGGTAGAGCGCCTCCTCGGCGGCCGCGGGATCGAAGACGCCGCCCCACGCGAGCACGACCGTGCCGATCGCACCGCCGGCGAAGTTGCCGAACAGGACGATCGTCCAGTGACGCAGCAGCGCGGGGAGGCTCGCGATCCGCTCTAAGGTCAGCGCGACCGGCGGCAGCGTGTTCTCCGTGTACAGCTGATAGCCGCCGATGATGATGTAGATGAACCCCAGCGGGTACAGGAGCGCGCCGACGATCTTGTTGTCCGTCGTCGCCGACACCGAGGCGTAGAGCAGGAACGTGATACTGATCGCGAACCCGGCGGCGATGCCGCTGAAGAACAGTTCGCGCCCGGTCGAGGTGACCTCCTCGTCGGCGGCGGCGACGATCCGCTGGAACACCTCGTCCGCCGAGAACCGGTCGCGAACGGCCTCGCCGACGGCCGGCGCGCCCATCCGCGAGCGTTCGACGGCCTCCCGGACCGATTCGTCCAGGTCCGTTTGGTCCGGGAACTCGTCCACATCCGTCCGTTCCGGGGGCGGCTCCCCGACGTCTGAATCCGAATCGTCCATCGTGTTACGCGAGCGAACCCGCGTGACTTTATAGTAGTGTTTGCCCGTGACCCCGCCGGCGTCGTGCTCGAGTGGCCGACCGCCAGTAACCCGCAGAAGCCCGGAACGTGCGACGTGACACTCGTCCGCAACGATCAGCGGGAGGCGGTCGTCCCCGTCGCGATCGAATAGGTCGGCCGGTGAAACCGGGAAGCCAACCACGACTGAGAGATCTGTTTGATAAATCAATATAGATACGGACTTTGGCCATATTCGGACACTAATTCGAGAATATATAGAATGCTTGTTTATTTTTTGCCCATCAGAGTAGCTACCTGAGTACCTTATCCGACGTCCTTCCGAAGGGACGTATAAACAACCGCAGTTTGACGGCATAATGATGATACGCTATTCCCTGAGACTCAGTGACGTACCCTAGAGCCGGCGACACGGGGCGACGTCGACGTCGTCCATCGGTCGACCTATGGGGGACGAACCTATGTCACGAGAAAATCCGTTCACGCGGCGAGAGTATATGCAGGCTGCCACGGCAACGGCCGGGTTGGCCGCGATCACTGGTTGCCTCGGCGGTGGCGGGGGCGGCGGCGAGTCGTCCTGGCGCAGCCAGGAGCTCGCGGCGGTGCCCGCCGAGGAGTACGACGCGCTGTACGAGCCGAGCGACGAGGACGAGACCGGAGAGACGATCAACCACCTGACGTGGACAGGCTACGACGCCTCGAACGTCCAGGACCCGTTCCGTGAGCAGTTCGACTGCGACACCCAGCTCGACCTCTTCACGTCGAACCCACAGGCGTTCAACCGACTCCAGTCGGGCGAGTGGGAGCAGTTCCACCAGGCCACGTTCGATATGGCGTGGCTGCCCGACCTCGCGGAGGCGGAACTGATCCGCCCGCTCGACTACGAGGAGTGGGAACCCTACACGTTCGACAAGTACATCGATATGTTCACCAAGGACGAGGGGTACGCCTACGCCTTCCTCAACGAGGACGACTACTCCTTCGACCTGGACGGGACGATGTACGGCGTGCCGCAGCGCTTCGGCTGGGCGTCGTTCGTCGTGAACAAAGACGCCGTCAATCAGGCCGACTACAGCAGTTACGACGCCGCCTGGATGGAGGACTACGAGGTCGGCGTCTACGACCTGATGTTCTGGGCGATCCAGATCATTATGCTCCGGGAGGGAATCGATCCGTACAAGGAACACACCGACGAGGAGGTCGAACAGGTCCGCCAGGCGACGTTCGATCTCTTCGACAACGCGAAGACGCTGCTGCCGGACTTCGCGTCGATGAACCAGGCGATGAAGTCCGGCGAGATCGACATCGGCTTCATCTCCGGGAGCTGGATCAACGGGACGCTCCGCCGCGGCGGCGACCTCCAGTTCGAGGCGCACGTCCCCGAGGAGGGCGGCGTCATCTGGGTCGAGACGACCTGTATGATGAAGGGCGATCAGCCGACTGCCTCGGACAACTACCTCGCCTATATGCAGCAGGGCGAGACCGCGAAGAACCTGATGTGGCCCACCTCCGGCGGGACGAACGCCGTGCCGCACCAGACGGCGATCGACGAGCTCAACGACGAACAGCGGGAGGTGCTCCGGATCGACGAGATTCCGGACATCGTCGACAATTCGGTGTTCTACACCGGCGTTCCGGATCTGGAGAAGTTCGAACCCATCTGGCGAGAAGCGAAGTCGCGGATATAACCGTCCCTCTCGACGTACGTACCTATTTCATCACTATGCTACAAGCAACAAACCTCAGAGCGGAATACGGTTCCCTAGTCGCCGTCGACGACGTGAACCTCCAGATCGAGACCGGGGAGTTCGCGACGATCGTGGGGCCGAGCGGCTGTGGCAAGACGACGCTGCTCAGGATGCTCGCGGGCCACCAGGAGCCGACCTCGGGGACCGTCGAACTGAACGGGGAGGACGTCACCTACACCGAGCCGCAGAACCGTCCGACGAGTCTGGTGTTCCAGTCGTGGGCGCTATTTCCCCATATGACCGTTCG encodes:
- a CDS encoding ABC transporter substrate-binding protein codes for the protein MSRENPFTRREYMQAATATAGLAAITGCLGGGGGGGESSWRSQELAAVPAEEYDALYEPSDEDETGETINHLTWTGYDASNVQDPFREQFDCDTQLDLFTSNPQAFNRLQSGEWEQFHQATFDMAWLPDLAEAELIRPLDYEEWEPYTFDKYIDMFTKDEGYAYAFLNEDDYSFDLDGTMYGVPQRFGWASFVVNKDAVNQADYSSYDAAWMEDYEVGVYDLMFWAIQIIMLREGIDPYKEHTDEEVEQVRQATFDLFDNAKTLLPDFASMNQAMKSGEIDIGFISGSWINGTLRRGGDLQFEAHVPEEGGVIWVETTCMMKGDQPTASDNYLAYMQQGETAKNLMWPTSGGTNAVPHQTAIDELNDEQREVLRIDEIPDIVDNSVFYTGVPDLEKFEPIWREAKSRI
- the nucS gene encoding endonuclease NucS, which translates into the protein MSVTTLHRPTHRDALGLLESAFGDGRMVTVFGRCRVEYDGRASSSLGPGDRLVVCKPDGTVLVHTDENRKPVNWQPPGCVHRASVRDGRLRIRSERSSPNERLDVGFERIEQATAYEVTDRSDLRLTGSEEDLRGRILDDPELVEPGFVPTATERETTAGPVDVFGEDDAGRPVVVELKRRRVGPSAASQLRRYVEAVEEEFPDEGVRGLLVAPSVTDRAAALLDELDLEFVPAEPPESAAPE
- a CDS encoding aldo/keto reductase, with the protein product MDEVDVEMEYAEAYGARVPKVGLGTWQLTGETCYETVSTALELGYRHVDTAQLYENEAEVGRAIADADVDRDEVFLTTKVTPGNAGYDDVIESTKESLDRLDTSYVDLLLLHWPNPLVSVSETMAAMDRLVEMGLVYNVGVSNFPQVFLDRARAAAETPLVTNQVQFHPYKPQRGMLGYCQSEGMFLTAYSPLARGKALGDDDVQRLAETYDRTPAQIVLRWATQHRGVVVIPKSTTEDHLRENLALFDFKLTREEVDTLTKPSLLKSGAAMLDGMVSELR
- a CDS encoding Hsp20/alpha crystallin family protein; this encodes MRDDRDDPFDDFFDGIERMMDEMTGSDATGFASETHVDVYDEGEELRLVADLPGVTKDAIELKCDGEVLTISAAGDRREYDERIRLPARVDEHSASASFNNGILQVTLEKVDDSASIDLD
- a CDS encoding type 1 glutamine amidotransferase: MSRHLEAAGADVEVYPYADAGGRPDALADAEGIVLSGSTAGVYETAAYPWMDELRSLVRELVAAEVPTLGVCFGHQLVNDALGGRVEHRGLRKGIETIRFADDPLFDSVGARVPMVHGDFVTELGDGMERIAAADYYENLGSRHRDAPLWTVQYHPEFTAALLPQIETDFGWPANSSDRDFDGVSVERTLANFVRLSTE
- a CDS encoding cold-shock protein; translation: MANGKVDFFNDTGGYGFISTDDADEDVFFHMEDVGGPDLEEGQEVEFDIEQADKGPRATNLERL
- a CDS encoding 50S ribosomal protein L16, with protein sequence MSDKPASMYRELSKPSYTRRDYVTGIPGSKIAQHNMGNLQTGPQDYPVQISLRLEEECQVRHGSLESARLSANRVMLKQVGQENYKMVLRKFPHQILRENKQATGAGADRVSDGMRQAFGKPVGTAARVQNGERVFTVYCQPEDADIAKDALRRAYNKMSPPCRIDVEKGEKLLVS
- a CDS encoding formate/nitrite transporter family protein, producing MDDSDSDVGEPPPERTDVDEFPDQTDLDESVREAVERSRMGAPAVGEAVRDRFSADEVFQRIVAAADEEVTSTGRELFFSGIAAGFAISITFLLYASVSATTDNKIVGALLYPLGFIYIIIGGYQLYTENTLPPVALTLERIASLPALLRHWTIVLFGNFAGGAIGTVVLAWGGVFDPAAAEEALYLARQGAFEVGWWALFSKAVFAGLIVAGVVWVGFSSRDTISRIVVTYLAFLSIPVGGLFHSVVAFSEAWYLVLHGELAFLAGLTDFVLPVLLGNTIGGVALVTLVNYFQTSEDRLESARFEGIERRLTPREWLFGRLAGRSYVPMLDPSERSLSRDGDYRIMVPIANPRTESGLVDLACTLASAKEAATVHAVHVIQTPGRRPADPSHRQRQRIAGESARLMEPIRETASGYDVHFETSMVVTNRSFEEMFDAARRTESDLVLLGWDENRLWSDARAERPLEELTNQLPCDFLIVKDRGFDPSDVLLPTYGGPDSDLSAEVVGMLQSAVGSAVSLLHVVESDADVEAGQRFLETWALEHELTDAELLVEAGDVETVIEREAGKHSLLILGATERGLLSRLLTDSLHYEVVNDVDCSVLLAERPSERSLWERLFGR